In one Heteronotia binoei isolate CCM8104 ecotype False Entrance Well chromosome 1, APGP_CSIRO_Hbin_v1, whole genome shotgun sequence genomic region, the following are encoded:
- the FOSL1 gene encoding fos-related antigen 1, protein MFKEYGVGRPPDPGAPRPRLQSPAPALRPASQQKYSSDLGAGPSSSSGLVPSLNTVTTSHNLQWMVQPTLMGASPGIPPYPRPYRCSRDFAALAGIRPGVIRTAGPILTPRRRHSEHLTPEEEERRRLRRERNKLAAAKCRNRRKELTDSLQTETDQLESEQSTLRKEIAELQKQKERLELVLEAHRPICKVPEESSGDDEEGRSRPAALAPLPAKSESLPGPSAPRRAAPVPPCITLPPAGILEPEALHTPTLIATPSLTPFTPSLVFTYPTPGDPNVPSSSGFSQEPCSSAHRRSSSGDHSSDSLNSPTLLAL, encoded by the exons ATGTTCAAGGAGTACGGAGTGGGAAGGCCACCCGATCCCGGAGCTCCTCGGCCTCGCTTACAGAGCCCCGCACCCGCTTTACGCCCAGCGTCGCAACAG AAGTACTCATCTGATCTGGGGGCAGGACCCAGTAGCAGCAGTGGCTTGGTTCCGAGTCTCAACACTGTCACCACCAGCCACAATCTCCAGTGGATGGTCCAGCCCACACTGATGGGTGCCTCCCCGGGAATCCCTCCATACCCGCGGCCCTATCGCTGTTCACGCGACTTTGCCGCTTTGGCTGGAATTCGACCTGGCGTGATCCGCACTGCAGGCCCCATCTTAACACCCCGGAGGCGGCATTCGGAGCAT CTGACACCGGAAGAGGAGGAGCGCCGTCGATTGCGGCGGGAGAGAAACAAGCTGGCAGCTGCCAAATGTCGGAATCGCCGGAAAGAGTTGACAGACTCCTTGCAAACA GAGACAGATCAGCTGGAGTCGGAGCAGTCCACCCTGCGGAAGGAAATAGCTGAGCTGCAGAAGCAAAAGGAGCGCCTGGAGCTGGTCCTGGAGGCCCACCGCCCCATCTGCAAAGTCCCAGAGGAGTCCTCAGGGGATGACGAAGAGGGGAGAAGCCGGCCAGCTGCCTTggcccccctcccagccaagtcAGAGTCCCTGCCGGGTCCCAGCGCCCCCCGACGAGCTGCACCGGTGCCCCCCTGCATCACTTTGCCCCCTGCAGGTATCCTGGAGCCAGAGGCTCTGCACACTCCCACCCTGATTGCCACGCCTTCTCTCACCCCCTTCACCCCCAGTCTGGTCTTCACTTACCCCACTCCGGGGGACCCTAATGTGCCTTCCAGTTCTGGCTTCTCTCAAGAGCCCTGTTCGTCTGCCCACCGGCGCAGCAGCAGTGGGGACCACTCCTCTGACTCgctcaattccccaaccttgttggcGCTCTGA
- the CCDC85B gene encoding coiled-coil domain-containing protein 85B: MLPAREAAPPGGAPPSPEAPPPAVPPAPVAELSDAELGSCSKEELVRRLRHEEAEKLAALVQRGRLIQGVNRQLQEHLREIRELKAVNGRLQAENRELRDLCCFLDEDRLKAKRLARHWQLFGHHAAQVLRDEVAACLRKLAGLEGLQERLAKDNLELKELCLALEEECASVRPDATPSPGGGSSELSLPCGPRDLGDGSSSTGSVGSPDQLHPACSPED, translated from the coding sequence ATGCTCCCGGCCCGCGAAGCCGCGCCGCCGGGGGGAGCCCCGCCGAGCCCGGAGGCCCCTCCGCCGGCAGTGCCGCCGGCGCCCGTGGCCGAGCTGAGCGACGCCGAGCTGGGCAGCTGCAGCAAAGAGGAGCTGGTGCGCCGCCTGCGCCACGAGGAGGCCGAGAAGCTGGCGGCTCTGGTGCAGCGCGGCCGCCTCATCCAGGGCGTCAACCGGCAGCTCCAGGAGCACCTCCGCGAGATCCGCGAGCTGAAAGCCGTCAACGGGCGGCTGCAGGCCGAGAACCGCGAGCTGCGCGACCTGTGCTGCTTCCTCGACGAGGACCGCCTCAAGGCCAAGCGCCTGGCGCGCCACTGGCAGCTCTTCGGGCACCACGCGGCGCAGGTGCTGCGCGACGAGGTGGCCGCCTGCCTGCGCAAGCTGGCCGGCCTGGAGGGCCTGCAGGAGCGCCTGGCCAAGGACAACCTGGAGCTCAAGGAGCTCTGCCTTGCCCTCGAGGAGGAGTGCGCCTCCGTCCGGCCCGACGCCACCCCCAGCCCCGGCGGCGGCTCCTCGGAGCTCAGCCTGCCCTGCGGGCCCCGCGACCTGGGCGATGGCAGCTCCAGCACTGGCAGCGTCGGCAGCCCCGACCAGCTGCACCCCGCCTGCTCCCCCGAGGACTAA